One Vigna unguiculata cultivar IT97K-499-35 chromosome 11, ASM411807v1, whole genome shotgun sequence DNA window includes the following coding sequences:
- the LOC114169989 gene encoding chitin-inducible gibberellin-responsive protein 1-like isoform X1 — protein MDLNEFSSVGVTSSAGIPCTSSYTHISAIPNRLIGSLKHDTEHSPNSALSTHFDSDTLSSALSDGQEQHTAGEIHSGVNPLQLSTRCFFPQDISYDHETRYALLELETALMAPDGDDQVTTSSTSSFGVSRRPTTSGQRNRSWSHEGQPNDVARVGKRHKSTEEVSLQGFPSTHLKELLIVSAKALSENKMKDFDQLIEKARSVVSITGEPIQRLGAYLVEGLVARKEASGNNIYRALRCREPEGKDLLSYIQLLYEICPYLKFGYMAANGAIAEACRDEDHIHIIDFQIGQGIQWMTLLQALAARPGGAPHVRITGIDDPLSKYVRGDGLEAVGKRLAEISQTFNIPVEFHSVPVLAPYVTKDMLDIRPGEALAVNFPLQLHHTADESVDMSNPRDGLLRLVKSLSPKVTTLIEQESNTNTTPFFNRFIETLDYYLAIFESIDVSLARKSKDRINVEQHCLARDIVNIVACEGKERVERHELLGKWKSRFTMAGFSQYPLSSYVNSVIRSLLRCYSEHYNLVEKDGAMLLGWKDRNLISASAWH, from the coding sequence AGGTTGATTGGATCCTTGAAACACGACACAGAACACTCTCCTAATTCGGCTCTTTCTACCCATTTTGATTCTGATACCCTTTCTTCTGCACTAAGTGACGGCCAGGAACAGCACACCGCTGGGGAAATTCACTCTGGTGTAAACCCTTTGCAACTATCTACTAGATGCTTTTTTCCACAGGATATAAGTTATGACCATGAAACCAGATATGCATTGCTGGAATTAGAAACTGCTTTGATGGCACCTGATGGTGATGATCAAGTCACCACATCAAGCACTTCGTCTTTTGGTGTTAGCAGAAGGCCTACAACATCTGGGCAGAGAAATAGGTCCTGGAGCCATGAGGGTCAGCCAAATGATGTTGCACGAGTGGGTAAGCGTCACAAATCAACTGAGGAAGTATCACTACAAGGATTTCCATCAACCCATTTGAAAGAATTGCTGATTGTGTCAGCCAAAGCCTTGTCTGAAAACAAGATGAAAGATTTTGATCAATTGATAGAGAAGGCTAGAAGTGTTGTGTCTATAACTGGGGAGCCAATCCAGCGCCTCGGTGCTTATTTGGTGGAAGGGCTTGTTGCAAGGAAGGAGGCATCGGGGAATAACATCTACCGTGCACTCAGATGCAGAGAACCTGAAGGAAAAGACTTGCTCTCTTACATTCAGCTACTGTATGAAATATGTCCCTACTTAAAATTTGGTTACATGGCTGCCAATGGCGCCATTGCTGAAGCTTGTAGAGATGAGGACCACATTCATATCATAGACTTTCAGATTGGTCAAGGAATTCAATGGATGACACTTCTTCAAGCTCTTGCTGCAAGACCTGGTGGAGCTCCCCATGTGCGGATCACAGGGATTGATGACCCCCTTTCTAAATATGTCCGTGGTGATGGATTAGAAGCCGTTGGAAAAAGGTTGGCTGAAATATCTCAGACATTTAACATCCCAGTTGAGTTCCACAGTGTGCCTGTTTTAGCTCCATATGTGACAAAAGACATGCTTGACATTAGACCTGGTGAGGCTTTGGCTGTGAATTTCCCTTTGCAACTCCATCACACGGCTGATGAGAGTGTCGACATGAGTAATCCAAGGGATGGACTTTTGAGATTGGTGAAATCACTTTCTCCCAAGGTAACTACGTTGATTGAGCAAGAGTCAAACACTAATACCACTCCTTTCTTCAACAGGTTTATAGAAACCTTGGATTACTACTTGGCAATTTTTGAGTCCATTGATGTGTCTCTTGCAAGAAAGAGCAAGGATCGGATTAATGTAGAACAACATTGTCTGGCACGGGATATTGTCAATATTGTTGCTTGTGAAGGGAAGGAAAGGGTAGAGAGACATGAACTGTTAGGCAAGTGGAAGTCTAGGTTCACAATGGCTGGCTTTTCTCAATATCCTTTGAGTTCATACGTTAATTCTGTCATAAGGAGCCTGCTTAGGTGCTACTCAGAACATTATAATCTTGTGGAGAAGGATGGGGCCATGTTGTTGGGATGGAAGGACAGAAATTTGATTTCAGCTTCAGCATGGCACTGA
- the LOC114169989 gene encoding chitin-inducible gibberellin-responsive protein 1-like isoform X2, producing MAPDGDDQVTTSSTSSFGVSRRPTTSGQRNRSWSHEGQPNDVARVGKRHKSTEEVSLQGFPSTHLKELLIVSAKALSENKMKDFDQLIEKARSVVSITGEPIQRLGAYLVEGLVARKEASGNNIYRALRCREPEGKDLLSYIQLLYEICPYLKFGYMAANGAIAEACRDEDHIHIIDFQIGQGIQWMTLLQALAARPGGAPHVRITGIDDPLSKYVRGDGLEAVGKRLAEISQTFNIPVEFHSVPVLAPYVTKDMLDIRPGEALAVNFPLQLHHTADESVDMSNPRDGLLRLVKSLSPKVTTLIEQESNTNTTPFFNRFIETLDYYLAIFESIDVSLARKSKDRINVEQHCLARDIVNIVACEGKERVERHELLGKWKSRFTMAGFSQYPLSSYVNSVIRSLLRCYSEHYNLVEKDGAMLLGWKDRNLISASAWH from the coding sequence ATGGCACCTGATGGTGATGATCAAGTCACCACATCAAGCACTTCGTCTTTTGGTGTTAGCAGAAGGCCTACAACATCTGGGCAGAGAAATAGGTCCTGGAGCCATGAGGGTCAGCCAAATGATGTTGCACGAGTGGGTAAGCGTCACAAATCAACTGAGGAAGTATCACTACAAGGATTTCCATCAACCCATTTGAAAGAATTGCTGATTGTGTCAGCCAAAGCCTTGTCTGAAAACAAGATGAAAGATTTTGATCAATTGATAGAGAAGGCTAGAAGTGTTGTGTCTATAACTGGGGAGCCAATCCAGCGCCTCGGTGCTTATTTGGTGGAAGGGCTTGTTGCAAGGAAGGAGGCATCGGGGAATAACATCTACCGTGCACTCAGATGCAGAGAACCTGAAGGAAAAGACTTGCTCTCTTACATTCAGCTACTGTATGAAATATGTCCCTACTTAAAATTTGGTTACATGGCTGCCAATGGCGCCATTGCTGAAGCTTGTAGAGATGAGGACCACATTCATATCATAGACTTTCAGATTGGTCAAGGAATTCAATGGATGACACTTCTTCAAGCTCTTGCTGCAAGACCTGGTGGAGCTCCCCATGTGCGGATCACAGGGATTGATGACCCCCTTTCTAAATATGTCCGTGGTGATGGATTAGAAGCCGTTGGAAAAAGGTTGGCTGAAATATCTCAGACATTTAACATCCCAGTTGAGTTCCACAGTGTGCCTGTTTTAGCTCCATATGTGACAAAAGACATGCTTGACATTAGACCTGGTGAGGCTTTGGCTGTGAATTTCCCTTTGCAACTCCATCACACGGCTGATGAGAGTGTCGACATGAGTAATCCAAGGGATGGACTTTTGAGATTGGTGAAATCACTTTCTCCCAAGGTAACTACGTTGATTGAGCAAGAGTCAAACACTAATACCACTCCTTTCTTCAACAGGTTTATAGAAACCTTGGATTACTACTTGGCAATTTTTGAGTCCATTGATGTGTCTCTTGCAAGAAAGAGCAAGGATCGGATTAATGTAGAACAACATTGTCTGGCACGGGATATTGTCAATATTGTTGCTTGTGAAGGGAAGGAAAGGGTAGAGAGACATGAACTGTTAGGCAAGTGGAAGTCTAGGTTCACAATGGCTGGCTTTTCTCAATATCCTTTGAGTTCATACGTTAATTCTGTCATAAGGAGCCTGCTTAGGTGCTACTCAGAACATTATAATCTTGTGGAGAAGGATGGGGCCATGTTGTTGGGATGGAAGGACAGAAATTTGATTTCAGCTTCAGCATGGCACTGA
- the LOC114169934 gene encoding probable disease resistance protein At4g19530 yields the protein MDVAEALNLEGINLHGCIQLRNINPSIGLLRKLVFLFLVDCKSLVSLPNTILGLSSLKYLNVSGCTKLYKNVLLDEARNREHLKKLRLLESPIQFQSTLSLLKNMFLWPLDLLYPKAQRDSISCLLPSSPTLPCLRLLNLSFCNLVQIPDAIAELRCLEKLNLKGNNFVTLPNLKDLSRLYYLDLQHCKQFKYLPDLPSRTHLPSKFYMRPFLRLKVRSDSLFGWLNDHHYEAGLIIFNCPELVERERCISMSVSWMMQIFQATQQCKCLDASILLATNIQSIIPESEIPRWFNNQFVSMDNSIIIDPSPVTHDNNWIGVVCCAIFRLGNEYDVRFPNPTYLQFPRIPKFPVDLRKDPVIDQSDHMKLFYFRRQDFTRPCWVGSDTRKFISLKLRMEDIQIFHHDRLGYQKFVTVDVKKYGYRWVYEEDQQPNFTLMYGKNLTDLKRKFSVIEENR from the exons ATGGATGTTGCAGAGGCCTTAAATTTGGAAGGGATAAATCTTCACGGATGCATACAACTTCGAAATATCAATCCATCAATTGGTCTTTTGAGAAAgcttgtttttctatttttggtgGACTGCAAAAGCCTAGTAAGCTTACCCAATACTATATTGGGCTTGAGTTCTCTCAAATATCTGAATGTCTCTGGCTGtacaaaactttataaaaatgtGTTGCTAGATGAAGCAAGGAACAGAGAGCATTTGAAGAAGCTTCGTTTACTTGAATCTCCTATTCAATTCCAGTCAACATTGTCTCTCCTAAAAAATATGTTTCTGTGGCCTTTAGATTTGTTGTATCCGAAAGCACAGAGAGACTCGATCAGCTGTTTGTTGCCCTCCTCTCCCACTCTCCCTTGTTTGCGTCTCCTTAATCTAAGTTTCTGTAACTTAGTTCAAATCCCTGACGCCATTGCAGAGTTACGGTGCttagaaaagttaaatttaaagggAAACAATTTTGTTACGTTGCCTAACCTCAAAGACCTTTCCAGACTGTATTATTTAGACTTACAGcattgcaagcaattcaaatacttGCCTGACCTCCCTTCACGAACTCACTTACCCTCAAAATTTTACATGCGGCCATTCCTACGTTTAAAAGTTCGGTCGGATTCACTATTTGGTTGGCTGAACGACCATCATTATGAGGCAGGATTAATCATTTTCAACTGCCCAGAATTAGTTGAGAGGGAACGGTGCATTAGCATGAGTGTTTCATGGATGATGCAAATTTTTCAG GCGACCCAGCAATGCAAATGTCTTGATGCATCCATTCTATTAGCTACAAATATTCAAAGTATTATTCCTGAAAGTGAAATACCGAGGTGGTTCAACAATCAGTTTGTGAGCATGGACAATTCAATAATCATTGATCCATCTCCCGTTACGCATGACAATAATTGGATTGGTGTTGTGTGCTGTGCAATATTTCGTCTAGGCAATGAGTATGATGTGCGTTTTCCAAACCCAACATATCTTCAATTTCCACGCATTCCAAAATTTCCCGTGGATTTGAGAAAAGATCCAGTCATTGACCAGTCAGATCACATGAAGCTATTTTATTTCCGTCGGCAAGATTTCACTCGACCATGTTGGGTCGGATCTGATACTCGTAAATTTATTAGTTTGAAATTGAGGATGGAGGACATACAAATATTTCATCACGACAGACTTGGTTACCAGAAATTTGTTACGGTGGATGTGAAAAAATATGGGTATCGATGGGTATATGAGGAAGATCAACAACCAAACTTTACATTGATGTATGGCAAAAATTTGACTGATCTGAAGCGCAAGTTTTCagtaattgaagaaaacagGTAG